The following proteins are encoded in a genomic region of Arachis stenosperma cultivar V10309 chromosome 4, arast.V10309.gnm1.PFL2, whole genome shotgun sequence:
- the LOC130977032 gene encoding uncharacterized protein LOC130977032, translated as MSANSNRICCSFIRAPSGWPNSPFWWYWCRPDLIFTPLSTTRTESPPAPQTCTNGAQHSELTDEDLDPEADDVDSFEQHVDNIFATLEALKHKRRKTTEFRDVKTIESDRTIKQLHLNVREAMKPPNGRKIVLRFNDRLQPVGNEASILSGVVIMLGSDFTKFPICEKDWRKVRSRDKIYNECVKIVEEL; from the exons ATGTCAGCAAACTCAAACAGGATCTGCTGCAGCTTCATCCGTGCCCCAAGTGGATGGCCTAATTCCCCCTTCTGGTGGTACTGGTGCCGCCCTGACCTCATCTTTACGCCCCTTTCGACCACCCGTACCGAATCACCGCCTGCTCCACAGACTTGCACGAATGGTGCTCAACACTCGGAACTGACTGATGAAGACTTAGACCCAGAGGCAGATGACGTAGATTCTTTTGAGCAACACGTTGACAACATATTTGCTACATTAGAGGCTCTGAAGCACAAGAGACGCAAGACCACCGAATTTCGGGATGTTAAAACAATTG AGTCCGATCGGACAATCAAGCAACTTCATTTAAATGTAAGAGAGGCTATGAAGCCACCTAATGGTAGAAAAATTGTACTCAGGTTCAACGATAGACTACAACCAGTTGGAAATGAAGCTAGTATACTAAGCGGCGTTGTCATAATGCTAGGATCTGACTTCACCAAATTCCCAATCTGTGAGAAAGACTGGAGAAAGGTTCGCTCTAGGGACAAGATATATAACGAATGTGTAAAG ATAGTGGAGGAATTATGA